A single region of the Myripristis murdjan chromosome 3, fMyrMur1.1, whole genome shotgun sequence genome encodes:
- the LOC115357118 gene encoding BTB/POZ domain-containing protein KCTD12-like, giving the protein MAQSGSQSLPFPEIVELNVGGQVYVTRLETLTAVPKSLLWQKFSQCSPGDLPKDSKGRFFFDRDGFLFRYILDYLRDSDLILPDFFKERRRLQKEADFFLLHELSRRLGAVKKDNSCGNEESGDPDEAELSSPATVTSDRAVRSPFQEGRSGYITVGYRGTYTIGRDSQTDAKFRRVARITVCSKISLAKEVFGDTLNESRDPDRPPDRYTSRYYLKYNFLEQAFDRLAEVGFHMVACSSTGTCSYASNDPNEDKIWTSYTEYVFAR; this is encoded by the coding sequence ATGGCACAGAGCGGCAGCCAAAGTTTGCCCTTCCCAGAGATAGTGGAGTTAAACGTGGGCGGACAGGTGTACGTGACACGGCTGGAAACTCTCACCGCGGTGCCCAAGTCTCTGCTATGGCAAAAGTTCAGCCAGTGCTCCCCGGGCGACCTGCCCAAAGACAGCAAGGGGCGCTTCTTCTTCGACCGGGACGGCTTTCTGTTCCGCTACATTCTGGATTACTTGCGGGACTCGGACCTGATACTGCCCGACTTCTtcaaagagaggagaagactTCAGAAGGAGGCGGACTTCTTTCTGCTCCATGAGCTGTCGAGGCGCCTCGGAGCAGTCAAAAAGGACAACTCCTGTGGAAATGAGGAGAGCGGGGATCCGGACGAGGCTGAGCTGAGCAGCCCGGCCACGGTCACGTCTGACAGAGCCGTGCGCTCCCCCTTCCAGGAGGGCAGGTCCGGGTACATCACCGTAGGCTACAGAGGCACCTACACTATCGGGAGAGACAGCCAGACCGACGCAAAATTTCGCAGAGTCGCCAGAATAACGGTGTGCAGTAAGATATCGCTGGCGAAGGAGGTTTTCGGAGACACCCTAAATGAGAGTCGCGACCCCGACCGGCCGCCTGACAGGTACACCTCCAGATACTACCTGAAATATAACTTCTTGGAGCAGGCGTTTGACCGGCTGGCCGAGGTTGGTTTCCACATGGTGGCCTGCAGCTCCACCGGGACCTGCTCATACGCCAGTAATGACCCGAATGAAGACAAAATCTGGACCAGTTACACCGAGTACGTCTTCGCCCGATGA